The following are encoded in a window of Caldicellulosiruptor danielii genomic DNA:
- the dut gene encoding dUTP diphosphatase, whose product MVLRVKRAEDAKDLPLPTYISSGAAGMDLFACVEKEEIINPGEIKLIRTGLYIELPEGYEAQVRPRSGLALKHGITVLNSPGTIDSDYRGEIGIILINLGKEPFVVKRGDRIAQIVISRFVRIEKIEETEELSTTSRADRGFGSSGV is encoded by the coding sequence ATGGTCCTGAGGGTAAAAAGAGCAGAGGATGCAAAAGATCTGCCGCTTCCAACATATATTTCAAGCGGGGCGGCGGGAATGGACCTGTTCGCGTGTGTTGAAAAAGAAGAGATTATAAATCCTGGTGAGATAAAGCTCATCCGAACAGGTCTTTATATTGAACTTCCGGAAGGATATGAAGCACAGGTACGACCTCGGAGTGGTCTTGCTTTAAAACATGGCATTACTGTTTTAAATTCACCTGGAACAATTGATAGTGATTACAGGGGGGAGATAGGAATAATATTGATTAACCTTGGCAAGGAGCCTTTTGTAGTAAAGAGAGGAGATAGGATAGCCCAGATAGTAATATCAAGGTTTGTAAGGATAGAAAAGATTGAAGAGACAGAAGAGCTATCAACAACGTCCAGAGCAGACAGAGGATTTGGTTCAAGTGGTGTGTAG
- the atpD gene encoding F0F1 ATP synthase subunit beta — MEQNVGYVVQIIGPVIDIRFENENLPAINNAIEIYFDGKKLVAEVAQHLGNDTVRCVALGSTDGLRRGVKAVDTGGPIKVPVGRGTLGRIFNVLGEPIDNKGEVVASDYWPIHRSAPSFEEQVPAVEIFETGIKVIDLLAPYAKGGKIGLFGGAGVGKTVLIMELIRNIATEHGGFSIFTGVGERTREGNDLWLEMNESGVIEKTVLVFGQMNEPPGARMRVALTGLTMAEYFRDVEGQDVLLFIDNIFRFIQAGSEVSALLGRIPSAVGYQPTLANEVGALQERITSTKKGSITSVQAIYVPADDLTDPAPATTFAHLDATTVLSRQIAELGIYPAVDPLDSTSRILDPRIVGEEHYYVARTVQQILQRYKELQDIIAILGMDELSEEDKLIVYRARKIQRFLSQPFFVAEAFTGRPGRYVKLKDTIRGFKEIIEGKMDHIPEQYFYMVGTIDEVYENYEKDIKGK; from the coding sequence ATGGAACAGAATGTAGGGTATGTCGTTCAGATTATAGGACCTGTTATTGATATACGATTTGAAAATGAGAATTTGCCTGCTATCAACAATGCTATTGAAATTTACTTTGATGGCAAAAAACTTGTTGCTGAAGTTGCTCAACATCTTGGGAATGATACTGTTCGATGTGTTGCTTTGGGTTCCACCGACGGACTTAGAAGAGGTGTAAAGGCAGTAGACACAGGTGGACCTATTAAAGTACCTGTGGGGAGAGGAACGCTTGGTAGGATATTTAATGTATTGGGAGAACCTATCGACAATAAAGGTGAGGTAGTAGCTTCAGATTACTGGCCCATTCATAGAAGTGCGCCGTCGTTTGAAGAACAGGTACCTGCAGTTGAAATTTTTGAGACAGGTATAAAAGTCATTGATCTTTTAGCTCCATACGCAAAAGGTGGTAAGATAGGACTTTTTGGCGGAGCGGGCGTTGGTAAGACTGTCCTTATAATGGAGCTTATAAGAAATATAGCAACAGAACACGGTGGTTTTTCAATTTTTACAGGTGTAGGTGAAAGGACAAGAGAAGGTAACGACCTTTGGCTTGAGATGAACGAATCAGGCGTCATAGAAAAGACTGTGTTGGTGTTTGGTCAGATGAACGAGCCACCTGGTGCAAGAATGAGAGTTGCTCTGACTGGGCTTACCATGGCAGAATATTTCAGAGATGTAGAAGGGCAAGACGTTCTTTTGTTCATTGACAATATTTTCAGGTTTATCCAAGCAGGATCTGAAGTGTCAGCGCTCTTAGGAAGAATTCCCTCAGCAGTTGGATATCAGCCAACACTTGCAAACGAGGTAGGTGCTTTGCAGGAAAGAATTACATCCACAAAAAAGGGGTCAATCACCTCTGTACAGGCTATATACGTTCCTGCCGATGACCTTACAGACCCGGCACCTGCTACAACCTTTGCACATTTGGACGCAACAACAGTTTTGTCAAGACAGATTGCTGAGCTTGGAATATATCCTGCAGTTGATCCTCTTGATTCAACCTCACGCATACTTGACCCGCGAATTGTAGGAGAAGAACACTATTATGTTGCAAGAACAGTTCAGCAGATACTTCAAAGATATAAAGAACTTCAGGACATTATTGCTATTCTTGGTATGGATGAACTTTCAGAAGAGGACAAACTAATTGTCTATAGAGCAAGAAAGATTCAGAGATTTTTATCCCAGCCATTCTTTGTTGCTGAGGCTTTCACAGGAAGACCTGGAAGGTATGTGAAGTTAAAAGACACTATAAGAGGTTTTAAGGAGATAATTGAAGGGAAGATGGACCATATACCTGAACAATATTTCTATATGGTAGGAACAATTGATGAGGTGTATGAAAACTACGAAAAAGACATAAAAGGCAAATAA
- a CDS encoding DUF5685 family protein, which produces MFGYVVPYKSELKVWEYEYYKAVYCGICLQTKKIGNLPRVFLNYDFVFLYLVLKEHFKIKDELGKTRCVVHPIKERFFLKPNEILEYVSNQMVLLSFFKLYDNILDEKNVFSYVPYSVLKLYINKITKTHRTTFEKIKELFKKQISLEKNDCENIDELAHNFGNILAEIFAYNDQELLKQIGYYTGVWVYIIDAIDDYIDDVKKEI; this is translated from the coding sequence GTGTTTGGATATGTGGTTCCTTATAAGTCAGAGCTAAAAGTGTGGGAATATGAATATTACAAGGCAGTTTACTGTGGTATATGTCTTCAGACAAAAAAGATAGGAAACCTTCCACGGGTATTTCTTAACTATGATTTTGTTTTTTTGTACCTTGTGCTAAAAGAGCATTTTAAAATTAAAGATGAGTTAGGGAAGACAAGATGTGTTGTTCATCCAATTAAGGAAAGGTTTTTTTTAAAACCTAATGAAATCTTAGAATATGTAAGCAACCAAATGGTTCTTTTGAGTTTTTTTAAACTTTATGATAACATTCTTGATGAAAAGAATGTATTTAGTTATGTCCCTTATAGTGTTCTGAAATTGTATATAAATAAGATAACAAAAACACACCGAACAACGTTTGAGAAGATAAAGGAATTATTTAAAAAACAAATATCTCTTGAGAAAAATGACTGTGAAAATATAGATGAACTTGCACACAATTTTGGCAATATTTTGGCCGAGATATTTGCTTACAATGACCAAGAACTTTTAAAACAAATTGGGTATTATACAGGTGTGTGGGTATACATCATCGACGCTATTGACGACTATATTGATGATGTAAAAAAAGAGATATAA
- the recO gene encoding DNA repair protein RecO, whose product MKLIKTKGIVLKETNFEESSKILTVLTSDFGKIQVLSKNCRRLLSILSACSQPLMFCEFVIRKTKDIYSISSASVIESFFELSQDVNLAIYAGYLIELVDSFLEFEQKNEDVLRLLLNSLYLLKKGKDPEVVCRIFEIKILVYTGFFPQFTQCVKCQKKDITRAFFSFKNSGLTCEVCKEDNDIEIEIEVVKRILIVAATSLKKLNKISFDRSLNSKIKTITLPYIKMVLQKDIKILDFFRFIQ is encoded by the coding sequence ATGAAATTAATAAAAACTAAAGGAATTGTGCTTAAAGAGACAAACTTTGAAGAGTCGAGTAAGATTTTGACTGTGCTCACAAGCGACTTTGGAAAAATTCAAGTTTTATCAAAAAACTGTAGAAGGCTTTTAAGTATTTTGTCTGCTTGTTCCCAGCCACTCATGTTCTGTGAATTTGTTATAAGAAAAACAAAAGATATATACTCAATTTCTTCAGCATCTGTGATTGAATCGTTTTTTGAACTGTCTCAAGATGTAAATCTTGCAATTTATGCGGGATATCTTATTGAACTTGTTGACAGTTTCTTGGAGTTTGAACAAAAAAATGAGGATGTTTTAAGGCTTCTTTTAAACTCCCTTTATCTTCTGAAAAAAGGAAAAGATCCTGAAGTTGTCTGCAGAATATTTGAAATAAAAATCTTAGTATATACAGGCTTTTTCCCTCAGTTTACCCAGTGTGTAAAGTGTCAGAAAAAAGATATTACAAGAGCATTCTTTTCTTTCAAAAATAGTGGTCTTACTTGCGAAGTTTGCAAAGAAGATAATGATATAGAGATCGAGATTGAAGTCGTAAAGCGTATTTTAATTGTTGCCGCAACCAGCTTGAAAAAGCTCAACAAGATTTCGTTTGACAGGTCTTTAAATAGCAAGATAAAGACCATAACGTTACCGTATATTAAAATGGTGCTACAAAAAGATATCAAAATTCTTGATTTTTTTAGGTTTATACAATAA
- the atpC gene encoding ATP synthase F1 subunit epsilon, with amino-acid sequence MAEFELEVLQPERVFFKDKVEMIVVRTIDGEIGIMANHQPIVVPIGIGKLRIKKDGKWKEAAIAGGLLEVKNNKAIILSDAVEWPEEIDRQRALLAKERAEKRLEQKLPPDEFERYKAALYRALNRLKLAEENKKKI; translated from the coding sequence ATGGCTGAATTTGAATTGGAGGTTCTCCAGCCTGAAAGGGTTTTTTTTAAAGATAAGGTTGAAATGATAGTTGTGCGAACAATAGATGGTGAGATAGGTATTATGGCAAACCATCAACCTATTGTTGTACCCATTGGTATTGGAAAGTTGAGAATAAAGAAGGATGGAAAGTGGAAAGAAGCAGCCATTGCTGGTGGTTTGCTTGAAGTGAAAAATAATAAGGCGATAATATTGAGTGATGCAGTAGAATGGCCAGAGGAGATAGATAGGCAAAGAGCGCTTTTGGCTAAAGAGAGGGCTGAGAAAAGACTCGAGCAAAAGCTTCCTCCTGATGAGTTTGAAAGATACAAAGCAGCACTGTATAGAGCGCTAAACAGGTTAAAACTTGCTGAAGAAAATAAAAAGAAGATATAA
- a CDS encoding M16 family metallopeptidase, which yields MIKLHTLSNGIRLGYEKIDTVKTVSIGIWVLAGSRYETKKINGISHFIEHILFKGTKNRSSKEIVYEIESIGGQINAFTAKEYTCFYVRVLDEFLQKGFDILSDLILNPVIAAEEIEKEKTVIIEEINMTKDDPEEMLYQSLNDLIWKNQTLSYPIIGKESTVKKINRAKIVDYMRERYMPQNIVISVAGNFEEEKLVEFVEMYFGDWECSNNKKDGFNFISKPVFNRGVVIKNKKIDQAHLAITFEGFGQEDEKVYELLVLSNILGGGMSSRLFQRIREELGLVYSISSFVSTFKDAGVLIIYAGTNPKNISAVYKEIISQLRLFLKGEILLDEVEVAKQQIKGSIIFGLENTSSRMSNIGKNMLLLNKIIELEHITRIIDSIDRTKVIDTAREVLSKEFSVAVVGNKKEIDLKIFEQRVLTQ from the coding sequence GTGATAAAACTTCACACGCTTTCAAACGGTATAAGGCTTGGATATGAAAAAATTGATACAGTAAAAACTGTGAGTATAGGTATTTGGGTCTTGGCCGGTTCAAGGTATGAGACAAAAAAGATAAATGGAATTTCCCATTTTATAGAGCATATCCTATTCAAAGGCACTAAAAACAGAAGTTCAAAAGAAATTGTATATGAAATTGAATCAATTGGTGGACAGATAAATGCTTTTACTGCAAAGGAGTATACCTGTTTTTATGTAAGGGTTTTAGATGAGTTTTTACAAAAAGGTTTTGATATTTTGTCAGATTTAATTTTAAATCCTGTTATTGCAGCAGAAGAGATAGAGAAAGAGAAAACAGTAATTATTGAAGAAATAAATATGACAAAAGATGACCCGGAAGAGATGTTGTATCAGTCACTGAATGATTTGATATGGAAAAATCAAACTCTTTCGTATCCAATAATTGGGAAAGAATCTACTGTGAAAAAGATAAATAGAGCTAAAATTGTAGATTATATGAGAGAAAGATATATGCCTCAAAATATTGTAATATCTGTTGCTGGCAACTTTGAAGAAGAGAAGCTTGTAGAGTTTGTAGAGATGTACTTTGGGGATTGGGAGTGTTCAAACAACAAGAAAGACGGCTTTAATTTTATCTCAAAACCAGTTTTTAATAGAGGTGTTGTGATTAAAAACAAGAAGATTGACCAAGCTCATTTGGCAATCACATTTGAAGGTTTTGGGCAGGAAGATGAAAAAGTATATGAGCTTTTGGTTTTATCCAATATTCTTGGTGGGGGAATGAGCTCGCGACTTTTCCAGCGAATAAGAGAAGAGTTAGGACTTGTATATAGCATAAGTTCGTTTGTGAGCACATTCAAAGATGCGGGAGTTCTTATTATCTATGCGGGAACAAATCCAAAAAATATTTCAGCGGTATACAAAGAAATCATAAGTCAGCTGCGTCTCTTTTTAAAAGGTGAAATCTTGCTTGATGAGGTTGAGGTTGCCAAACAGCAGATAAAGGGGAGTATTATATTTGGGCTTGAAAACACAAGTAGTCGAATGTCCAACATAGGGAAAAATATGCTGCTTTTAAACAAGATTATAGAACTTGAGCACATTACAAGAATTATAGATTCAATTGACCGGACAAAAGTAATTGATACAGCAAGAGAAGTTTTGTCAAAGGAATTTTCAGTTGCTGTTGTTGGGAATAAAAAAGAGATAGATTTGAAAATCTTTGAACAAAGAGTACTGACACAATAG
- a CDS encoding Lrp/AsnC family transcriptional regulator, which translates to MNIEVKVLEILEQNPKLSVQEIAVMLGENKENIEEVIKKLEEDKVIVKYHTIVNWEKTEKEVVEAIVEVKVTPQRGFGYDAIAKRIYKFPEVKAVYLLSGDYDLHVVVEGKSMKDIAQFVGSKLAPLEYVLSTATHFIMKKYKDAGVILEDGEKDDREVITP; encoded by the coding sequence ATGAACATAGAAGTGAAGGTTTTAGAGATTTTAGAACAAAATCCAAAGCTTTCTGTTCAAGAGATTGCAGTAATGCTTGGCGAAAATAAAGAAAACATTGAAGAGGTTATAAAAAAGCTTGAGGAAGATAAGGTTATTGTAAAGTATCATACTATTGTAAACTGGGAAAAAACAGAAAAAGAAGTGGTTGAAGCAATTGTTGAGGTGAAAGTAACTCCCCAGCGAGGGTTTGGTTATGATGCTATTGCTAAAAGAATTTACAAGTTTCCTGAAGTAAAAGCTGTGTATTTACTTTCAGGAGATTATGACCTCCACGTTGTTGTAGAGGGCAAGAGCATGAAAGATATTGCTCAGTTTGTAGGCTCTAAACTTGCACCGCTTGAATATGTTCTTTCAACAGCAACCCACTTTATAATGAAAAAGTACAAAGATGCGGGAGTAATACTTGAAGATGGTGAAAAGGACGACAGGGAGGTTATAACACCGTGA
- a CDS encoding J domain-containing protein, with protein sequence MRDPYEVLGVRKGASKEEIKKAYLELVKKYHPDKFKDNPLRELAEEKLKEINEAYNILMSDQYSNYEYSTYEQTSLYQQVRDLIMQGHIAQAENLLNQNPRNDAEWFYLMGIIYQKRGWINQAYRYFIEAYNRDPGNYEYRRAKEQFEMASRNYEWSAYNRGYRRHDDCDICTICQIIACWECCCDNDIGC encoded by the coding sequence ATGAGAGACCCATATGAGGTTTTGGGTGTAAGAAAAGGTGCTTCAAAGGAAGAAATAAAAAAAGCTTATCTTGAACTTGTAAAAAAGTACCATCCAGATAAGTTTAAGGACAATCCTTTAAGAGAACTTGCAGAAGAAAAGTTAAAAGAGATTAATGAAGCATATAATATCCTTATGAGCGATCAATATTCAAATTATGAATACTCTACATACGAACAAACCTCTCTCTACCAACAGGTAAGAGATTTGATTATGCAGGGTCATATAGCTCAAGCAGAGAATCTCTTGAATCAAAACCCTCGAAATGATGCAGAATGGTTCTATTTGATGGGGATAATATACCAAAAAAGAGGATGGATAAATCAAGCGTACCGATACTTTATTGAAGCCTATAATCGTGATCCTGGAAACTATGAATATAGGCGCGCAAAAGAACAGTTTGAAATGGCTTCAAGAAATTATGAATGGTCAGCATACAACAGGGGATATAGAAGACATGACGACTGCGACATTTGTACAATATGTCAGATAATTGCATGTTGGGAATGTTGTTGTGATAACGATATAGGCTGCTAA
- a CDS encoding RluA family pseudouridine synthase, with amino-acid sequence MKLIYVVKEEDLKMTYKQILQKRLYLSSTLMSRLKMLYQIRFIPPIYSVHQYPQENAIIEVDLISSKSNIAPIEGNIDILYEDNFFLFVNKPFGLPSHPSKGHYFDTIANYVEYYLNSKNLTSHIINRLDKDTSGIVIFAKNSYFHSIVSREFEKRQVEKTYIAIVHGRLTKKSGLIEKPIKRSDDGIKREIHQDGSFASTYYEVIDSFENFSLLKLKPITGRTHQIRVHLSSIGHPIVGDCIYGKEKTQNTPLLLHAYSIRFNFKLIDNKVYDITSPLPHYFHEFAGRHLEF; translated from the coding sequence ATGAAACTAATATACGTGGTCAAAGAAGAAGATTTGAAGATGACATATAAACAGATATTGCAAAAAAGACTCTACTTGTCTTCGACACTGATGAGCAGGTTAAAGATGCTCTATCAAATAAGATTTATTCCCCCAATCTATTCTGTGCATCAATATCCACAAGAAAATGCTATAATTGAAGTTGATTTGATATCTTCCAAATCAAACATAGCTCCTATTGAGGGTAACATTGATATATTGTATGAGGACAACTTCTTTTTATTTGTAAACAAACCTTTCGGTCTTCCTTCACATCCCTCTAAAGGGCATTATTTTGATACCATCGCAAATTATGTTGAGTATTATTTAAATTCTAAAAACCTTACTTCACACATAATAAACAGGTTAGATAAAGATACCTCAGGAATAGTTATATTTGCAAAAAACTCTTACTTTCACAGTATCGTCTCACGCGAGTTTGAAAAAAGACAAGTAGAAAAGACATACATTGCAATTGTTCACGGAAGACTTACAAAAAAAAGTGGGCTTATTGAAAAACCCATTAAACGCTCAGATGATGGCATCAAAAGAGAAATTCATCAAGATGGCAGTTTTGCTTCCACATACTATGAAGTTATTGATTCTTTTGAAAACTTCTCACTACTAAAATTAAAGCCAATAACAGGTAGAACACATCAGATAAGAGTTCACTTATCGTCAATTGGTCATCCGATTGTGGGAGACTGTATCTACGGTAAGGAAAAAACACAAAATACTCCTTTGCTTCTTCACGCTTATTCAATAAGATTTAATTTCAAGCTAATTGACAATAAAGTCTATGACATTACTTCTCCACTGCCACATTATTTTCATGAGTTTGCTGGAAGACACCTTGAGTTTTGA
- the era gene encoding GTPase Era: protein MAFKSGFVALIGRPNVGKSTLMNHLVGKKISIISPKPQTTRNSIKGILTLEDAQIIFIDTPGVHPPKNKLGEYMVKVSEKTLKEVDLILYIVEAIDNGIGPWDEAILEKLKEVKTPKILVLNKSDLASKENIEILKSIFSTNLNFESIVDIAAINGYNCDLLLSKIKELLPEGPKYYLDDMASDVRESFIAAEIIREKILLNLSEEVPHGVGIAIERFAERENKDILDIEATIYCEKDSHKAIIIGKGGQMLKKIGMQARQELEMIFGIKINLQLWVKVKKNWRDDISAMKMLGYNLKEV, encoded by the coding sequence ATGGCATTCAAATCTGGATTTGTTGCATTAATTGGTCGTCCTAATGTTGGTAAATCTACTCTTATGAACCACCTTGTTGGTAAAAAAATCTCAATTATTTCGCCCAAACCACAGACAACCAGAAACAGTATAAAAGGCATCCTCACTTTAGAAGATGCTCAGATTATATTCATCGACACACCAGGTGTTCATCCTCCGAAAAACAAACTGGGCGAGTATATGGTAAAGGTGTCTGAGAAGACTTTAAAAGAAGTAGATCTGATTTTGTATATTGTAGAGGCAATTGATAATGGTATTGGACCATGGGATGAGGCAATATTAGAAAAGTTAAAAGAAGTGAAGACACCAAAGATTTTGGTTTTGAACAAATCTGACCTTGCTTCAAAAGAGAATATAGAGATACTGAAAAGCATTTTCTCCACAAACCTAAATTTTGAATCTATAGTTGACATAGCCGCAATTAACGGGTACAATTGCGACCTGCTTCTTAGCAAAATAAAGGAGCTGCTTCCAGAAGGACCAAAGTATTATCTTGACGATATGGCAAGTGATGTGAGAGAAAGTTTTATAGCAGCAGAGATTATAAGAGAAAAGATTTTGCTCAATCTTTCTGAAGAAGTGCCGCACGGGGTTGGAATTGCGATTGAAAGGTTTGCTGAGAGAGAAAACAAGGATATACTGGATATTGAAGCCACCATCTATTGTGAAAAAGATTCACACAAAGCAATAATTATTGGTAAAGGTGGGCAGATGCTCAAAAAAATTGGAATGCAAGCGCGTCAAGAGCTTGAGATGATATTTGGAATAAAAATAAATCTCCAGCTTTGGGTAAAAGTTAAGAAAAACTGGAGAGACGACATCTCTGCCATGAAAATGCTTGGTTATAACCTTAAAGAGGTCTGA
- a CDS encoding aminotransferase class I/II-fold pyridoxal phosphate-dependent enzyme: MSNLEKYISKSVQSVPPSGIRKFFDIVSEMKDALSLGVGEPDFVTPWNIREMGIYSIEEGHTHYTSNFGLLELRKEISRYLKERFDLNYPNYREQILVTVGASEAIDIALRSIVNPGDEVLIPEPCFVSYKPCVIFAGGIPVEIETRPENDFKLRAEDILHKISSRTKAIILSYPNNPTGAIMTREDLKEIAEILKDRDIIVISDEIYAELTYEGSHVSIANFPEMKEKTIVINGFSKAFAMTGWRLGFVAADEVFIKAMAKVHQYVIMSAPTFSQYAAIEALKNGLSEVEKMREEYNRRRRYMVSRFNKMGLECFEPKGAFYVFPSIKATGLLSEEFAERLLYEQKVAVVPGTAFGRSGEGFIRCSYAYSIETIKQALDRIEKFVLNLKTQGVFQQTHENNVAVEK; encoded by the coding sequence GTGAGTAATTTAGAAAAGTACATTTCAAAGAGCGTTCAAAGCGTTCCACCCTCAGGTATTAGGAAATTTTTTGATATTGTATCTGAGATGAAAGATGCTCTATCACTTGGAGTTGGTGAACCTGATTTTGTTACTCCATGGAACATTCGCGAAATGGGAATATATTCTATTGAAGAAGGACACACCCACTATACATCAAACTTCGGACTTTTGGAGCTGAGAAAAGAGATTAGCAGGTATTTGAAAGAAAGATTCGACCTTAATTATCCAAATTACAGGGAGCAGATTTTGGTAACTGTTGGGGCGAGCGAAGCAATCGATATTGCTTTAAGAAGCATAGTAAATCCTGGCGATGAGGTTTTGATTCCTGAACCTTGTTTTGTTTCATATAAGCCATGTGTAATTTTTGCAGGTGGTATACCGGTTGAGATTGAAACAAGACCAGAAAACGACTTTAAACTTAGAGCAGAAGATATTTTGCACAAAATATCTTCCAGAACTAAGGCTATTATTTTATCTTATCCTAACAATCCAACAGGTGCTATTATGACAAGAGAGGACTTAAAAGAGATTGCTGAAATATTGAAAGATAGGGACATAATAGTAATATCTGACGAAATATATGCTGAGCTTACATATGAAGGAAGTCATGTTTCAATTGCTAATTTTCCTGAAATGAAAGAAAAGACCATTGTTATAAACGGTTTTTCAAAAGCATTTGCTATGACAGGTTGGAGACTCGGATTTGTTGCTGCAGATGAGGTTTTTATCAAAGCGATGGCCAAAGTGCATCAATACGTTATAATGAGTGCTCCTACCTTTTCCCAGTATGCTGCTATTGAAGCGCTTAAGAATGGGCTTTCAGAAGTTGAAAAAATGAGAGAGGAGTATAACAGAAGAAGACGCTATATGGTGAGCAGATTTAACAAGATGGGACTTGAATGTTTTGAGCCAAAAGGAGCGTTTTATGTTTTTCCATCCATAAAGGCCACCGGTCTTCTTTCTGAGGAGTTTGCAGAAAGGCTTTTGTACGAACAGAAAGTAGCAGTTGTGCCAGGTACTGCATTTGGGAGGTCAGGAGAAGGATTTATAAGATGTTCGTATGCCTATTCGATTGAAACCATAAAACAAGCTTTGGACAGAATAGAAAAGTTTGTTTTAAATCTCAAAACTCAAGGTGTCTTCCAGCAAACTCATGAAAATAATGTGGCAGTGGAGAAGTAA
- a CDS encoding PRC-barrel domain-containing protein, translated as MLLTEIKNSKPVVSQQSGRIVGSSEWLELVIDDEGNILSIELKKKRGFRWETEVIPWNDIIVIGEDVIIANIKEGEHE; from the coding sequence ATGCTTTTGACCGAAATAAAAAATTCAAAACCTGTTGTATCTCAGCAGTCAGGCAGAATTGTAGGAAGTTCTGAATGGTTGGAGTTGGTAATTGACGATGAGGGAAATATACTGAGCATTGAACTTAAAAAGAAACGGGGATTTAGGTGGGAGACCGAAGTAATTCCATGGAATGATATTATTGTGATAGGCGAGGATGTAATAATTGCAAATATAAAAGAGGGTGAACATGAATGA
- the atpG gene encoding ATP synthase F1 subunit gamma, protein MANKTRWIKSRIRSVNETKKITRAMYLISASKVKRLRDRLDSTRPYFEKVNEFMKDLILHGIKTPHILFEGSYKEGKKKIGVIVISGDKGLCGGYNANVLRSTIGFYENLSKEADVTFFPIGVVGRNFLVRHGYQVEEDFNYQTQSVTVKLARLISQKIVKKYYTGEIHEVYIVYTKLISTIKQEVTIKKLLPLDKTEFGIEEDKSDEMIIYEPDPVSVLDIVIYEYIKGIIFGAMMDSYVSELAARMTAMDNATKSADEMIQKLILKLNRERQAVITQEISEIISGAAALK, encoded by the coding sequence ATGGCAAACAAAACAAGATGGATAAAATCAAGAATTAGAAGTGTCAATGAGACAAAAAAGATTACAAGAGCGATGTATCTTATTTCTGCATCAAAGGTGAAAAGGCTCAGAGATAGGCTTGATAGCACAAGACCTTATTTTGAAAAGGTAAATGAGTTTATGAAAGATTTGATTTTGCATGGGATAAAAACCCCGCACATTCTATTTGAAGGGTCATATAAAGAGGGGAAAAAGAAAATAGGAGTTATAGTTATCAGTGGCGACAAAGGGTTATGTGGGGGGTACAATGCAAACGTTCTGAGAAGTACAATTGGTTTCTATGAGAATTTGTCTAAGGAAGCTGATGTGACGTTTTTCCCTATCGGTGTGGTAGGTCGAAACTTTTTGGTTCGTCATGGATATCAAGTAGAAGAAGATTTTAATTATCAAACACAGTCTGTTACTGTAAAACTTGCAAGACTTATTTCGCAAAAAATAGTGAAAAAATATTATACCGGTGAAATTCATGAAGTTTACATCGTTTACACAAAACTTATTTCAACCATAAAACAAGAAGTTACTATCAAAAAACTATTGCCTCTCGACAAGACAGAATTTGGTATAGAAGAAGACAAAAGTGATGAGATGATAATTTACGAACCGGACCCAGTTTCTGTGCTTGACATTGTTATTTATGAATACATCAAAGGAATTATCTTTGGTGCTATGATGGACTCATATGTGAGTGAACTTGCTGCAAGGATGACAGCAATGGACAATGCCACAAAAAGTGCTGATGAGATGATACAAAAACTTATTTTAAAACTTAACAGAGAACGCCAGGCTGTGATAACTCAGGAAATTTCAGAAATTATAAGTGGTGCCGCAGCTTTGAAATGA